AGACAGTTGAAGGTTATAGAAGAACACGCTTGTCCCACATGTGGTAGCTGTTCGGGGCTTTTTACAGCTAACTCTATGAACTGTATAACGGAAGTTCTTGGACTTGCACTTCCGGGAAACGGCACCATACCTGCTGTAGATCCAAGAAGAGAGATCCTTGCAAGAAAAGCTGCAAGACAGATAATGGAGCTTTTGAGGAAAAACGTAAGACCGCGAGATCTCCTTACTCTTTCTACCTTTGATAATGCCTTTGCAGTGGATATAGCTATGGGAGGATCTTCTAATACCATACTACATCTGCTCGCTATAGCCAGAGAAGCAGGTTTAGATTACCCCCTCTCAAGAATAAACGAGATATCCAAAAAAACTCCAAACATCTGTAAGATATCTCCATCCTCCGAGTATCACATACAGGATCTGGACAATGTTGGCGGTGTGTCTGCACTTGTAAAGGAACTCATAAGGGGAGGTTATCTTCCCAATCCCGATGCATTAACGGTAAGCCTAAAAACCTTGAAGGAAATAGCTCAAGAAGCTCCTGATGCTGACGGAAGTGTTATAAAGAGAGTGGAAGAGCCTTACTCAAGGGAGGGTGGTATAGCTATACTTTTTGGTAATCTTGCTCCAGAAGGCTCTGTGGTAAAAACTGCGGGCGTTGACCCCAGGATGCTTACCTTTAAAGGGAAGGCTGTGTGCTTTGATTCCGAAGAGGAAGCTATAGACGGCATATTGGGCGGAAGGGTAAAGCCGGGACATGTTGTAGTCATAAGATACGAAGGTCCAAAAGGTGGACCAGGTATGAGGGAGATGCTCTCACCTACCTCAGCTATAATGGGTATGGGGCTTGGAGATAAGGTAGCTCTAATAACTGATGGGAGATTCTCTGGAGGTACGAGAGGTGCGTGTGTAGGACATGTAGCTCCAGAAGCTGCGAGTAAAGGACCAATAGGTGTTGTGCAGGATGGTGACGAGATACTCATAGATATACCAAACAGAAAGCTTGAGCTTTTGATAAGTGATGTGGAGTTAAAAAGAAGATTGGAAAACTTCAAACCCAAGCAGAAGGAGATAAGAAGTTCATGGCTTAGGAGGTACGTGAAGTTTGTAACGTCCGCATCTAAGGGAGCTGTACTGGAAGCTTGAGAGCCAAAATACCAAAATACTCTCTTATGGCTTTTACAGAATCATTCAACACACTTATCTTTGGTAAGAAACTGTAGAGGTTGTATCTTAGGTCCCTTTTGAAATCCGTAGGATACGGTATCACATCCATTCCCATTTTTTTAAAAGAGTAAACAGCTCTGGGAAGGTGATAAGCTGAAGTCACGAGAAGTATCCTATTGTAATTCTTCTGCTGACATATTTTTTGTACATAAAGGGCGTTTTCCTCAGTATCCCTACTACGTACTTCCGTTATTATATCTCTTTTATCAACACCGAGCTGTAAAAGTAGAGACTTCATTATCTCTGCGTCAGGGAAATTTTCAGCTCCACCCGAAAGTATTATGGGAAGTCCGGTTTTTTTGTGAATTATGAGAGCAGTCAGAAGCCTTTTCATGGAGTCCTCCTTGAGTATACCGGTATTGTAAGAGCCTCCACCCAGAACAACAATGGCGTCAGCCTGAAACTTTTCAGGGACAGGATATTTACTCTCTAAGGGTGTAAGTAAAGCATCTTTGACCGGTTCTATAGAAAGCATATATAAAAATAGCGCGGAAGTTACCGAGATATAGTAAGTTGATCTTTTCTTTCTTTCAAGGAAGCTTATGACCAGAAGCATCAAAACGATAATACCAGGAGGTAGTAACAGAAATGACAGAGCTTTCTTTAGAAGGAACATCACCTTCTTGTTCTTGTCGCTATAACTACGTCCTGCACCTTATCTTTTTTTGCTATATCCATAAGAGCTACCACATACTTGTGCAAGGTATCTTCATCAGCTTCTATGACGAGTGAATTTGGCTTTTTAGTTTGCATTTCTTTATCCAAATCCTCAAGGCTTACGCTCTTTCCTTCATACATATATGAACCATCTTTTAACACCTGGATCCTCATAACCGAAAGTACCTTCTTTTCTCCTTCTTGAGCAAAGGGTAGTTTAACTGCGAGAAAGGTCATGGGTGATTGAAAGGCAAGTATGGCTAAAAAGAGGAATACTGCCAGAAGAGTATCAACGAGAGGCACCACATCTATGTAAGCTCTCTCATCGTAACCCAATCTTCTCCTTCTCATTTTAAAACCCTCAAAGCCTCAGAGAGTTCCGCTTCAACCCTGTCAAGTATGCTGTTACCGAGTATCCTGAATAGCCAGTAAGCCAATAGGGCAGGAATGGCGACAGCAAGCCCCGTAGCTGCAGATACCAACGCTTCACTTATACCTGCGGAAAGTAGGGCTACTCCCTGTTCAGTCTGAGCTACTGCAAAGGCTGAAAAGACCTTTATCAAACCCGTTATAGTTCCGAATAGACCTATGAGAGGTGAGACGCTCGCTATGGTGGAAAGTAGGGCGAGGTTTTTTTCCACTTTGGGAACGAGAAGAGAAACTTCAAAGCTTAGATCCGTAAGCAGTGTCCTCCTGTCTACCTTACCACTTTTGTACTCTTCAAGCATGCGGTAGAGTATGCCACCTGCTGGAGAGTTATCTAAGGAGAGAAGTTTTAAAGCACCTTCTATATCGCCACCTGCAAGAAGCGATCTCACATCCTTAACTGACTTAGAGAGGATGCTACCTGATCTTAAATTCACAAGCCTTTCAATTATCAAAGCCCATGAAACCAAAGATAGAAAGAGAAGCACGTAAACTGCAAATCCTCCCTTCTGTAAAAGACTAAAGAGCATATCCATCTTACCTCACCTCACACTTAGGTAATCCTTTCTTAAGAGAGTTTATCACAGCAACATCTTCCTGAGATGCTGTATTAAGGTCAGCCTTATCCAAAAGGCATGACGCATCATGTCTCGCCCTTAACTCAATGAGTATCTTTGCGCCTTCTATTATAGCCTTATTGTAAAGCGGTGAGTTCTTGTAGTTTACAGTTATGTCAACGAGGTCCTCAAGAGCCTTTTTCTTCTCACCCTCTTTAAGATAATCAAGAGCGGAAAGGTAGAGAGCCTGGGATCGTATGCTTTCGTCTTTACTCTGCTTTAGGTAATCAAGGTAAGTCCTATCCTTTGACAGCTTATAGAGATCTAAAAGGTAGCCTTCAAATTCTTGATCTCTGTATCCTTTACTCATAAGATCTTTTGCTACCTTTTGGGCGTCAGCATCATCACCCATAGAGATGTATATGCCTATAGCCTTTACCTTGTCACCATCCTCACCTTCAGCGAGCAGATCGGCGAGACTTTTCTTATCGCCCACTTCCGTATAAAACTTCACAAGATCATCCCTGGCTTGTCTCCTTTCCTCTTCATTTCCTTCCTTGTAAACCTTATAAAGAAGTACCGCTTTCTTTCCGGGATCTTTCTCTAACTGAGCCAACTTCAGTATAGCCTTGTACTTAAGTGGCGTGTCCATAAGCTCAAGAAGTATGTTTTTTGCCTTATCCTCTTCCCCATTCTTTATGTATATTTGAGCAAGCTGATACTTAAGGTCGTTAGACATGGAAGATTGAGGATACTTTTTCAGGTAATCTTCCAAAAGCCTTTCCATCTGCGTATCTCCTATTTCTTTGTCACCCATGCCTATAAGGGATAGTGTGGCATATCTTGCATACTCGGAGTTTGGGTATTTAGTCAGAAGATCGTAGTAATATGTTTTTGCAAGATCTGCCTTGCCTTCGTTATAGAGCGCATCTCCGAGTTTTAAGAGAGCCTTAGGCTTGATTGGGCTGTTTTCCGAAATGGACTTAAAGTAACGGGCTGATGTCTCGTAGTCCCCTTCTAAAAAGTAAGAAAGTCCTAGAAGGTAGAGTTCTTCATCCGTCTTTCCCGTCAAGAAACTTCTTGCCAGTTGAGTATCTCCCAAAAATAAGGCGGACTTTGCTTTGAGTATTCTTTCCCTTTCCGAATTTCTTTTTTCAAGGATCTTAAGCACTTCTTTGTAATTCTTCATGTTAAAGTAAGCTAAAGCTTTGTAATAAGGGTCCTCAAGATATTTGACTGCGTTTATCCAGTCACCTTTCTTAAAGTAAAACCAGCCTGTATATTCCCTGTATAGGTCAGGATATCTGTTTCTTACCTCTTCAAGTATAGGTTCTAAGCTTCTATCCGACCAGTAAGCCGATTCAAGATACCACGTATACTCCTCCTTACCCTTTCTGCTTACATTCCTTAAAAGGTCGTATGCCTTAGAATATTCTCCTAACTTCACATAAGAGTATACCGCGTACAAGGTGTTTCCTGACTCTAAAAAGTTATAGACAGCTAATCTGTAATCTCCTGAGTTGTAAGCTATTATACCAGCCCTATCCAGGAAACGTTTATCTCCTGTTATGGAGTAAGTAAGCCTGGAAAGTATGACATTTTTGGCAGATACAAAAGCATAAAGGTTTTCCGAGAGTTTTGGGTTTATAGTTTCAAGAATGCTCGCGTGGGCTAAGGCGTTTTTCTCATCACCTCTTTTGGCTTCAATAATACCAAGATAGTAAAGAGCTATATCTCTGTATGGTTTTGAAGGTTTTGAGTAATCTCTGAACACTTCCTCAGCTTGTGGTATTTTCCCCTCCTGATACAGCACTATGGCTCTCCTCAGGTTAAGGCTGTCCCTGTAGCTTTCCCCCTTCTTCCCTTCATAAAAGCTAAGGACATACTGGCAGTATTCTTTGAAGACGGCACCATTGCATGAAGGTTTTGAGAGTTTCCCAGATTTTATGTTTGCCACAGCTCCCCACATGGGATCGGAGTTTTCAGGGATCTTACCGGTTAGTTTTAAACTCAGAGCGTAGTAAGATTCACAGCTCGCCTTTTGATACATGTGGGAAAAACCACAGGAAGATTTAAAAAGGTCAAGCGCCTTTTGTTCCTTGCCTTCTTTTACATATATCGTACCCAAAACATACTCAGCCATAGGCTTGAAGGGAGAAGGCATGGCTATAACCTTTTTCAGTTCTTCCTCCGAAAAGTCATACTTACCTTGAAGGTAGTAATCAACTCCCAGTTTGTAAGATACAAGATCTTTAGGCTCACCGCAACTTATACCGCTTTCCTCCTTAAAGGGATTTATCTGCGCATACTCAAACTCATTTGGGGGTTCTAAGAGTTGAGAGCTTAAGTCCAGGGGTCTTTCCTCAGGAGCCTGTAATTCTTCTGGTGGTAGCATCTTTGGTTTTTCTTCCGTAGACTTACCTATGAGTTCTACGCTAACGTCAAACTCCTTCTTTATATCCGCAGAAAGAAGAAAAAGCGCACACAAAAATAAGCTAAATGGCTTTATGAGCTTCCACATAAAGCTCTCCCAAGTGGCATGTTATATTGAGTTTAAGTATGACGTTCCTTCTCTCTTCCATGTGAACTATGGAGTAACTTGCGTTGTCACATCCAAAACTCCAAAACTTTGATAGATCTGTACCAAGTAAAGCGCAGTACATAGCGCGCATAGGTACTGTATGTGAAACTGCAACTACCGTCTGCCCCCAATGCCTTTCCCTTAAGTGATTGAGAAAATCCTTTACTCTACCATAGACCGATATTAGACTTTCTCCGCTTGGAAACTCTACTGTGTGAGGTTCTTCTATCCATCTCCTGAAGTCTTCCGAATATTTTTCCATAACTTCCTCTACTAACATGCCCGACCACACACCGTGATCTATCTCTATTATTCTATCGTCTTTTATCACGTCAAGTCCCTTTAATTTTGCTATCTCAAAAGCTGTCATGTAAGTTCTTTTGAGTGGTGAGGAATAAATAACATCTATATGCTCCTTTGAGAGTTCCTCCGCAAGGAGTTTACTCTGCCTTTTCCCCCTCTGGGAAAGTTCAGGATCAAGGAGCCCCTGATATCTACCTATGGGGTTCCACTCACTTTCTGCGTGGCGCACCAGTATGAGCTTTACCATAATCCTTCCCGTATGAGAGTTTCCGAATACTCAGATATCCCAGCACCCAGCTGAGGAGAATAGCCAAGCTTCCTTAGGACGACTTCCAGCATGCCTATAAACATAAGCCCGTCTTTGTCACTTACACCCATATGCGAGATCCTGAAGATCTTTCCCTTTAACTGATCCTGCCCTCCTGCGACCCTTATACCGTGTCTTAAAAGCTCCTTCCTTATCCTTTCTGCGTCTTGTGTTCTTACCGCAGTTACACATATGGCAGGCTTCTCCGGAAATACATCAAGTCCAAGACTATTTATTGCCTTCCTTGTTCCTTCAGAGATGGCTCTGTATTTCTTTTCTATTGTGTCCATACCTTCTTCTAATATCACAGATAGGGATTCCCTTAAGGCTACGATGAGGTTTATCGCTGGTGTCCATGCTGTTTGTCCTTCCTGTTGTTTGCCAAGCTCCTTCTTTACGCTAAAGTAAAATGCCCTATCTTTTAATCTGCCTCTTGCTTTATCGGAGAACCAAAGGAGGGAAAGCCCTGGAGGTAACATGAGAGCCTTTTGAGAACCACCAATTAGTACGTCAATACCTATAGAGGGTTTGAGATTGTATACTCCAAGAGCGGTTATTGCATCAGCTACTAAAAGGGTTTCCGTATTTTTACATATTTGTGCTATATCCTCTACGGGATGGTAGCTTCCTGTTGATGTCTCCGATATCTGAAGAAGGACACCTTTACATTCAGGATACCTTTTTAGTGTTTCCTCAACCTTTTGTGGATCTGCAGACTTGCCCCACTCAACTGAGTACTCTAAAACATCGAGTCCCCAGTGTCTGGCGAGTAAGAGCCATCTCTCACCGAACTTTCCACCGTTGATCACTAAAACTTTATCTCCCTCCACAAAAAAGTTCAGTATAGCAGCTTCCATGGCACCTGTGCCTGAGGAGGAAAAAAACACAAAGTTTTCCGATGGATCGTCAAGGAGTCTCTTTAAAAGTTCTCTAACTTCCAAAAAGATACGCCTAAATTCCTCCGTTCTGTGATGGATAATCTGCCTGCCAAGAACCTCCCTTACTCTATCCGGAATCTCAACAGGACCCGGCGTAAAAAGCCTTTCGTTATACATGTTAAACTATTTTATCCCAATGTTAGGTTTGTTGCTTGCCTTCTTATCTTCCTTTTTCTGGGCTACCAACGATCTTTTCACAAAAAGGTTTATACACAAAGGTTTTGATGAGTACTTTGTGCTTTGGGTAAGATTTCCCGTATCTTCCCTTTTTCTTTTGCCTGCAGGTATAATTTTTTGGGATCTGAGACCTTTCATTCTTTTGAGTACTTTCCTTTGGCTTCCCGTGGAGGTTCTTGGAGGAGTCTTTTTTGTAAAAGCCCTGAAGTATGCACCCCTGTCTGTTGCCATGTCCTTTTACTCCTTTATGCCTATATTTTCTGCCCTTTTCGGTTTTTTACTTCTCAGAGAAGCACCAAACCTCTGGGGTTTTGTGGGCATTTGTCTTATGGTGATCGGTATGCTATTTTTGACAGGCTTTTCACCTAAGGAGTTTTTTAAAAAGCACATAGGCACCATTTACATGCTAATTTCCACACTTCTCTTTGGTTTTAATGTGGTTCTGGGAAAAATGGTAGTGATAAACAGCAATCCCTTCTTCTTCAGCTGGTACTATGCCTTCTGTATGTCCTTTTCTACACTCATTTTTGTAAGTCCTAAACACATACTCAAAAAAGAGAATTATGCAGATAAAAGGATCATCGTACTCGGCATCCTCTTTGCTTTAGGATCCGTGCTTTACAACTTAGCCTTGCTTTACGCTCCTGCATCTTACGTGGCATCTGTTGAGAGGATCTCCCTATTGCTCAGCATACTTTACGGAAAGGTATTTTTTGGCGAATCGTTAAGATACTTACTGCCCGGTGCTATGCTTATGCTACTTGGTTCTCTACTTTTGAGCATCAGCCTCCATGTATGAATTTTTGTAGGCTACATAGTTCTTTGAAGACTCCTCTATGAGTTTTATCTCCTCAAGTTTTAAGTCCCTGATGATCTTGGCAGGCACACCAGCAACAAGTACACCAGAAGGTATCTTTTTGCCCGGAGTTAATAAAGCGCCAGCACCTATTAGAACGTAATCTTCCACTTCTACGCCATCCATCACTACAGCTCCCATACCTACAAGTATACGGTTTTTGAGAATACATCCGTGCAAAACAGCTCTATGCCCTACAGTAACATCGTCACCTATTAGAGTAGGGTGGGTGTGGTGAGTGACATGCACCACACAATTGTCCTGAATGTTGGTTCTTTTACCTATCCTTATGTAGTTTACATCTCCCCTGATAACCGTTCCGTACCATACACTTGAGTCTTCGTCTATAAACACATCACCTATAATGACAGCATTTTCGGATAAGTAAACGGTGGGATGTATATTGGGGAAAATTCCTTTATAGGGTTTTATTAGAGCCATGCTACTCCTCTGAGTTGTCAAGTACTTCTATGCATGGTAAGGTGTTTCCCTCAAGCAGTTCAAGGAAAGCTCCACCTCCTGTGGAGACAAAATCTATGGCATTGTAAACTCCTGCTCTATGTATGGCATGATCCGTGTCTCCACCTCCCGCTATGGTGAGTGCCGAGGAGTTTGCCAGCATTTTGGCTGTTTCGTAGGTGCCGTCCTCAAATCTGTCAAACTCAAAGGCACCCATTGGTCCGTTCCATATAATGGTTTGTGCATCCGAGATTATCTCTTTAAGGAGTGCTACGGAAACAGGTCCTATGTCAAGTCCCATCCATCCTTGAGGTATTTCTTGCCAAGGTACTAACCTTGTAGGCGTATTATTGGAAATTTCTCTACCAAGCACAAAGTCAACGGGAAGGTAAAACTTGACATTCAACTTTCTGGCAACTTCCATTATGTCCCTTGCGGTTTCTATATAGCTATCTTCTACAAAGGAATTTCCCACATCGTAACCCATAGCCTTTATGAAAGTGAAAGCCATTGCCCCTCCTACAAATATCTTGTCAACTCTTTTGAGTAAGTTCTTTATTATTCCTATTTTGGAAGAGACTTTTACACCTCCCAAAAGGGCAACTACAGGTCTTTGAGGGTTAACCATAGCCTTTTCAAAGTAAGAGATCTCCTTCTCAAGGAGAAAACCCATGACAGCAGGCTTTAACAATTTGGGTAATGTATATACGGAGGCATGCTTCCTATGACAAGTGCCGAAGGCATCGCTTACATAAACATCACCGAGACTCGCAAGATCTTTGGCAAAATTTTCGTCATTTTCTTCCTCTCCTTTATGAAACCTCAGGTTCTCAAGTAGCAACACATCTCCCTCTTTCATACTATCTACAAGAGCCTTCACACTTTGACCTACACAATCATCAGCCATTATTACGTCTTTGTTTATGTACCTTGAGAGCCTTTTGGCAACGGGTAATAGGCTGTACTTTGGATCTCTTCCTTTGGGTCTTCCAAGATGTGACATGAGAATAACCTTAGCCTTTGCATCCAGGAGGTACTCAATTGTAGGGAGAGAGGATCTTATCCTCGTGTCATCTTCAATGTTCCCCTGCTCATCTATAGGCACATTAAAATCAACCCTCACAAGCACTCTTTTGCCAGTAACGTTTATATCCTTCAATCTTTTCTTTCTTAGAGCCATTTCAGACCTCGCTCAAAGGTCAAGATCTATATCTTCGTCGTCAAGCTCTACGTTTTGGTCAGACATAAATATCCCCCTTATACTCATGGCTATATTTTTCAAGGTTTCAAGATAGTAAAGTACATCTTCGTAAAGGGTTATTTGAGCTTTGTACTTACTTAACTCGTCATAAGGGAGTTTTTTGGCTTTGAGCAGTTTTTTGATAGCTATCCTTGACATATACGCTCTTGAAAACTTCTCTTGCCACTCCTTCCAAAAGTCCTGCGAATTTACAGGGCTTTTGACAATGAAGTACTCAAGATTTGAAACTTCTTCTAAGAGCTGGACATCAAGAGGGATGTTCTTCATGAAATACCTCCTCCTTAGCATTATAACCCAAAAGTTCTCTGAGTTTTTTTTCGGGATCCTGACTCTTCATGAGAGCTGTTCCGACAAGAAAGGCATCTACACCTACGCTCTCAAGCTCAAGTATATGTATTCTTTCGCTTATACCACTTTCAGCTACAACGTATTCCGCACCCATACTCTTTATTTCCGGAGCGAGTCTCTTAGAGACATTCCTATCAACTACCAAGGTGTCAAGATCCCTGTTGTTTATGCCTACGATCCTTGCGCCCGCCTTTATGGCTATTTGGGCTTCTTCAAGATTGAAAACTTCAACGAGGGGACTTATAGAAAGCTCGTAAGAGTATTCTATAAGATCTTTTAGAAGAGGGAACTCAAGTATGCGAACTATTAGAAGAACGGCATCAGCACCGAAAGCTTTAGCTTCCTCTATCTGTACCGGATCTATTATGAAGTCCTTTCTAAGAATAGGTAGGTTTACCACCTGCCTTGCCTGATGAAGATCCTCAAGAGAGCCGTCAAAGTAAGTGCTGTCCGTCAAAACGGATATGGCTTTAGCACCTGCACGTTCGTAAATCTTAACCTGATTGGTAACAGAAACCTTTTTTATTTTACCCTCCGAAGGTGAGGCTTTTTTAACCTCGGCTATGATCTTGGTACCCTCACCCCTGAGCGCATCTTCAAGCTTTATACAGCTCCCCCTTTTTATACTTATGGAAAGCTCTCTTAAATTTTCCTTCGTCTTTTTTACTTCCTCCTTTTTGCGTTCTATAATGTCTTTGAGCAGTCCCATTAAGGGTAGACTCTCCTGTAAGACTTTCCTTCCCTCTTATATATGGCTTCAACACCGAACCCTTTCTTTAAAAGCTCTTCGTATATACTTTTTGCCCTTTCATAACCTACAACTGCAAGAACTACACCGCATCTTGGATCTATCTCATCAGGTATAGGTATGAGCTTAGCCTTTCCTTTCAGAAATTCCTCAGCCCTTGTGCCTTCGGATATAGCGCTAAAGGTTATAAAGTGATCAGGCTTTTTTGTAAAGGGGTTGAGTTCCATAAAGATGTGTCTCAAATGAAGCTTGACACCTAAAGCATGGAACTTTATCCAGTATAAGAGGGAGGGTTCAACCGCAGAAGATCTCTTTCTTATTTCCGCAACGATCTTGTCTCCTTCTCTTTTTATACCTAAAAGTTCGTTCCCCGTTTGGACGCACCAATTTCTTATATCCAGTTCAAAACCGGGATCTGTAGATATGACCCTTAATATTTGTCCTTCACTAAGCCTTTTGACATGTTCTGAAGTCATCACAACAGGTAGAGGACACATAAGTCCTGATAGATCAAGAACTTTTGAATCCTGTTTTTCCTGTACCGTACTCATCCTATCACCTCACACCGCAAGCCTAACGCTATCTTTTTTAACATTGTCATCAAAGCCAACAATATATAAATTTAGCAACTTAGCGGACTTTTCAAGTGTACTTGTAAGCTCCTTGTCGTAAAGCTCAAAAAGGGTGTTAAAGTAAAAAACCACATAAGCACAACCCTTCTCAAAGAAGACTGGAACGTAGAAAGCCTTATTTTCCTTATCTATGATAGCTTCTTTGCTCGCAGGCTCTCCTTTAGGTATTATGGCAATTCTTCTGAGGGAAAACTTCTCCTTTATGTGTAGAAGGTAATCTTCGGGAGATTTATCCTCTATAGCCCTTTCAAGTATAAAGGAGAGGTACTCTTTTTCCCTACTTTCTTTCTCAAACCTTGATAGGTCTTTGGAAAGTTCCCTGTAAGATGTCCTCAGCTTCTTCAGATAGTGTCTCTCTTTTCTTATGCTGTCTATGAGATCGGGTGAAAGAGAAGCAAGAAAGAAGGCAAGAAGTAGAGGTAAGTAAATCACAACCTGCATACCACCAGTGTAAAAAAACAGGAATACTCCTACCCAGAAAAGGACCAGAGAGATCGCTGTATCCCTGTTTGCGTAAAAGATAGATGGAATAAAAAGGGAAAGTGCCACTTTTGAATCACCTGCGCTAAAAACAAGAAAAGGAAGTATAAGTAAGTCAATAAATCTCTTCACATTCCTTATCTTCG
The genomic region above belongs to Hydrogenobacter sp. and contains:
- a CDS encoding phosphoglycerate kinase is translated as MALRKKRLKDINVTGKRVLVRVDFNVPIDEQGNIEDDTRIRSSLPTIEYLLDAKAKVILMSHLGRPKGRDPKYSLLPVAKRLSRYINKDVIMADDCVGQSVKALVDSMKEGDVLLLENLRFHKGEEENDENFAKDLASLGDVYVSDAFGTCHRKHASVYTLPKLLKPAVMGFLLEKEISYFEKAMVNPQRPVVALLGGVKVSSKIGIIKNLLKRVDKIFVGGAMAFTFIKAMGYDVGNSFVEDSYIETARDIMEVARKLNVKFYLPVDFVLGREISNNTPTRLVPWQEIPQGWMGLDIGPVSVALLKEIISDAQTIIWNGPMGAFEFDRFEDGTYETAKMLANSSALTIAGGGDTDHAIHRAGVYNAIDFVSTGGGAFLELLEGNTLPCIEVLDNSEE
- the trpC gene encoding indole-3-glycerol phosphate synthase TrpC, producing the protein MGLLKDIIERKKEEVKKTKENLRELSISIKRGSCIKLEDALRGEGTKIIAEVKKASPSEGKIKKVSVTNQVKIYERAGAKAISVLTDSTYFDGSLEDLHQARQVVNLPILRKDFIIDPVQIEEAKAFGADAVLLIVRILEFPLLKDLIEYSYELSISPLVEVFNLEEAQIAIKAGARIVGINNRDLDTLVVDRNVSKRLAPEIKSMGAEYVVAESGISERIHILELESVGVDAFLVGTALMKSQDPEKKLRELLGYNAKEEVFHEEHPS
- a CDS encoding sulfurtransferase TusA family protein; its protein translation is MSTVQEKQDSKVLDLSGLMCPLPVVMTSEHVKRLSEGQILRVISTDPGFELDIRNWCVQTGNELLGIKREGDKIVAEIRKRSSAVEPSLLYWIKFHALGVKLHLRHIFMELNPFTKKPDHFITFSAISEGTRAEEFLKGKAKLIPIPDEIDPRCGVVLAVVGYERAKSIYEELLKKGFGVEAIYKREGKSYRRVYP